The stretch of DNA AACTTTCATATTCAAGAGCCTGAGCAACCATACTCATCCGATCTGCTCGGAAGTTGAATGTAACCACTGCATCACCATCAAATATAGGGCCAACAGGCTTCTCGTTCTCATCAACAATAACAAAAGGAGGCAAATACTGGTCATTGGCCTTAAGTTCCTCCCTTAATTTCTTGACAGCTTCAAGAGCACTTCTAAATTTGTAAGGGGCTTCACCAAGAACCTGGGCATACCATCCACGTTTGACTACATCCCAGTCATTCTGCAAAAGACCCAGTTAATATTTCTTACAGCTAAATTATcataatcattaattaatatgatggAACCTGAgagtcaaaatgaaaaaaaaaaccaacaaacaaacaaacaagctTGCATCATCAATAACAATCATGGGAATCATTCACATAGATGCAAAGTGGCCCATGTATGATACCATCGAGTAGCAGCTTACATCCTTGGTTCTAAAATCTAGGGGTGGGGGAACCCACCACTTTCATCTTTCCTTTGGGGGTGAACTTAGGACTATTaagtaataaaagaaaaaagtttagAACGGCTAGAAACTTTCCGTATTTAGCCAAACTATCCAAGGATCAATGGAACACCTGAATTATACGCTGATGTTCCACTACAATCATACGAAACAAGAACACACACAAAACAAACAACAATAAAGAAGAAATCATAACTATAATAGAACTCGAGTCTATGCTATTTCATACCTCATAACGATCCATTGTAACATACATGCGACCACCACCAGATGCAATCTGTGCATCAACACCCCTTTCACGTAATTTTGCAAGTTCATTCTCAAGAGTTTCTACAAATCCTACGCTTGAACCATCCAAAACATCACGGCCATCAGTAAGAATATGAACACGGATTCTCCTAGCATTGTGCTCACTACATCCTTTAAGCAATAACtgcacatgaaaaaaataaaaataaaaggatacaTATTATTTTGGAATGTCAACGAATGCACAAATCAATAAAGTGAGTCCAAGATTAAAACCTACCAGTAACTGATCAAGCCTGGAGTGAACTCCCCCGTCACTCAAAAGCCCAATGAGATGCAATGTGCCATTTTCAAAACATTCATTTATGTACTTAAAACCTTCTCCTTCATAAATCTTTCCAGAGGCAAGAGCAAGGTCAACAAGCTTTGCACTATATATTCagccaaaagaaaaatgaataagtAGCCATTCACACCACAAAAGAACCTCTAATTGAAAATCTATTACATATCATATACACATGTAAAGAGGCCAAAAAATTATCTCCAGAAAAAGTAGAAGAGAAAGGTGATGGATTAACGAGAACGTGTAGAGAGGAATCAACGTGAGCATGTCAACTGACATACCATGAGTCCCCAGCTTATTTATCGATGCCATCAACACGCACATAACAGCTTAAACAACTCATAAAAGTGTTTTCCAAACCAAGGACTAACCATCTAATGAGAGTTGATCTCACCACTTTACTGCTTTACAGCCCAAAGCGTAATACATATTTTTACTGCCTTGAGCGTTATGACGAAACCATAGTTCAGGTCAATACCTCGAACACCCAATAATTAGAAAGTCACGGCATTTACTCATAATAAGTAATGAACACGTAACGGATTCATGGATATTAGAACAAAATGGAAACCACTTTCACTGGTCCGAAAGATAGACAACATTCAAAAGTTTTTTAGTTGTCGATCTAATACGAGGATCCATACATCAttcaaagaataatttttttattaaattataaaactctCGACTGCTCTATATGATTGCAAACGGTATAAGAAAAGGATAGGAAGATAGGCGAGACAAACTTTACCCTTGAGCATAGATGCGACCGGCCCCAAGAGCATTGTGACCAACCTCGCTGTTGCCCATGTCATCTTCTGTAGGAAGGCCTACGGCAGTACCGTGAGCCTTAACTAACCTCCATCTCTCAGGAGCACcctatagaaaataaaatagagtggCAAAGAAAACCTCACCTCAGAGATCCGatattgaataaatttaaaaaagaaaaaaaaatgaaaatagagacAGAAAATGCATAATCGGAGAGGTCAATAGATCTGTGTgggcaaataaaaataaagtagtaCCTGTTTGAGGGAATCCATGGTGGGAGTATCGGCGACAGAGATGCAGTTGTACTGATCAGGCTTGGCCTCACCCCAGCCGTCCAAAACCACCACAGCCACAGTCTTACCCTTTGGCAGCTTCGGGTGATCATCCAATTTAAACGAGAATCCTGAGCTCCCCATGTTtgatttggatttttatttttatgtttgtggtctcttccttctttgcacaaactaatattaataccCAAACCAAACCCACCGACAACTGGTCAGTCCTCAGATCCACAAGATATATAAAGAAATCAAAAGATCAAATATGTACGTATCCACCAAACAACATCGACGAATCACAGTCGCAGTAATACTGGGATACAAGAAATACCGTCAAATACGAACACAGAAACGCCCACTTACCTTGCTACTATTACGACAATTCAAACAATGAAAGATCCAGAAAAACAAGCAGCAGCCGCCTTCACTTTTGAGAACAGCTTCTACGCTTATGTTGTTGTACTAAATGATAGCATCTCACGCCGTGCAGTTGTTAGGGTACACTCGGCATGGCGACGAATTTAATTACGCAACTGCAACAATCCAGTGCTCTCGCTCCTACATTGGCAATTATATCCGGCCAATAAAACCGAGTCCTTACCGAATGCTTGATATCAAACGCATGGTAACGCTGCACGCACGTGAgatttctcatttctaaagttactttaattaattaatttgactgCCCAAAACGAATATACCAAGTATCAAAATTATAGAGAAGAAGGAATATTACTTGATAGAATATTCCTTGTCaccctttcctttttgtttacTGTCAAATTACTATAGGTGGGCAGCGGATGCCTGCACCCTGCCCCTTCCGTCCTGCTCCCGTATTAGCGGGTGGGTAATCTCGCTCCACCCATGTAAGGGCGAGGGACAGGATGATTCCAACGTGGCCTCGCCTAATCTCTCACCtcgttataaaaatatatatatttaaatatttacataaataagtagtatataagTCACTGAGTCtcatattgtttaaatataagtattatattttcttaattttctatataaaagTAGGTTTAGGAGGACAAGGTAATGTAATGAAGTGAATACAACTTTAATGAGCTTAATAActatgttattagtttttaaatttttattatatatataaattttaatttacaatttaaatcatgtgataatttggGTCTAAGAATTTTTTTCGAATCAGAAATAGTTTTTAAGCCTAATGAGCCATGGGTAGCAATGGACTGGATGGGGGTCGGGGCAGATGAGGTGTCCAACCCcgccctcccccccccccccggcatCAGGGCGGGGTGCAGGATTCTAAAACCTTCATtcgcatggtgcggggcaggGTGTAGGGAGGGTCCACCCCGCCCCACACCATGCATGTATCACCCCTAGCTCGACCAGACTTCATTTTCCACCACTATGGCTGCCTGCAAACCAATGATTCTATAATTTTACAACTTCAAAGTAGTCTTTATGCcataaagaacataaaaaagagcaagaagaaaaaaaaaagtagaagctAGATAAGAGAGAGTTTTTTTGTTATTCAGTCGATCAAAAGAGATAGAAACTTAAATTTCATTCTATCATTTTCTATCATAGGCTAGTGGGGATGGTGTGTCAGTGTGTGTGAAGAAATATAATAGATTTAGACTTTTAGAAATTAACATGCTACTTTGGGGTTGTTTGAGTGTTAGAAGGGCaatcacaaatattttaagaatatggAAGTGTAGAATTATAATTCTACAgtacataatattatttcttaaaactTTTGGTTGGCGGTAGCCCCCCAAGTAAATGGAAGAGAAGAGCTAGGAATAACTTCTTTAATAATCTATCTTCTAGCCATGAGACTAATGAGATGTCTAGTGTCACTCGCTCAAACAAAAGGAATTGCAATAATTCTATGGTGGAAGGTATAGAGGGAGGTTtagttaaaaaaccaaaaacaatgtTTTTACTTGGAAGGAGCTCAAACCAGGAAGATTTGGTGGAGGCTGCTAGGCAGCCCCACCAACAGCCATGAATTGTATTAATTGGAACTGCCGAAGATTTGGGAACCCTTAAACGGTCGAGAGCTTCATCATATGGTGAAGAATAAGCGCccaagtttcatttttcttattgaaaCTAAATACAGTAGAATTAAAGTTGAGAAGGTGAGAACTGTGTTAGACCTTGAACATAGCTTTGTGGTGGACAGTAAATGACTAAGTGGAGGAATTGGTTTTCTGTGGAAAGATAACATAAATGTTGCTCTAGAATCCTATACTCAATACCATATATCTTTAAGAGTTTATAACTCTGATGGGGGGAAGTTTTGGATCTTAACTAGTTTTTATGGGAACCCAATGACCTATAAAAGAAATGACAGTTGATCGCTTCTTAGAGCTTTAAAACCAACAGATGAAATGGCTTGGATTTGCATGGGAGATTTCAATAAAGTTTCGCATCAGAGTGAGAAGTGTGGGGCAGCTATGAGACCATACAACCAAATTGAAGACTTCAAACTAGCAGTTGAGGAGTGTGGTTTGAGTGACTTGGGATTTCAAGGTGACAAATATACATAGTGTAATAACAGATAAGAGAATCATTTCACCAAAGAAATGCTTGGTATAGCCTTTGGTAATTCAAGGCCGCATGAATTATTTGTTCGTACCACAATGAAAACAGAAGCAGCTCAAAACTCTTATCATAGACCTATTGTTATGATGACTTCTAGTATACAGGATGCAAGAGGAGGAGAAAGACCATTCAGATATGAAGCTAATTAGGCTCAAAAAGAGGAATGGCATATGCTAGTAGAGGAAGTATGGAACAAGCCTATGCTAGCAGCTAATAAATTAAAGATGACAACAAAAGGGCTACTAAGATGCAAAGCAAAACTGAAGGCATGATGTAAAGAGAGTTTTGGGAATTCTAAAAGGCTTATAAACTCTAAACTCAGCCAGATATCAAAACTCCAAAAGTCTAACACGTGATATAGGGAGTAGTATcagagttttagaaaatgaggtTGATTTGCTACTTGAAGAGGAGAACAttaaatggaaacaaagggaAAAGCAGAGGTGGTTAAAGGAAGGtgatataaatacaaaatttttccatCAATGTGCAACCAAGGAAGGAAAACTAAAGCCATACACAAACTAACATATGGAAGAGGAAATGTGGCAATAACTCCCGAGGCTATTAGTGCACAATTTCAAAAGTATTTCCAGTAGCTCTTTTCCACATCTCAACAAGAAGGCATTGAAGACTGCTTGAGTTTCTTGAATGTTAGAGTAACTGCTAACATGAACAACAACCTTACCAAGAAATTCACTACTAAGGAAGTTAAAGAGgcaatttttcaaatgaattcaTTAAGCTCCCCAGGACCAAATGGACTGCCACCTACTTTCTATCAAAACCATTGGAGTTCATTGGTAAAGAAGTTAATGAAGTTGTTCTATGTGTGCTTAACTCAGATGGTCTGGTATCTGAGATAAATGAAACTCATATTACATTGATTCCCAAGATAAAGTCTCCCTCCAAAGTGTTTGATTTTAGACCTATATTGTAGCTTTTGAAGCTATGCATACTATGAATAGCAAACAATTAGGAAAATATAGACATATGGCCTTGAAACTCAACGTGAGTAAGGCATATGATCGAATAGAGTGGGAGTTTCTTAGAGCAATAATGAGGAAGTTGGGTTTTGCTCATAGATGGGTTGATCTAATGAAATGCATTAATTATGTGTCATATTATATTCTGATTAATGGGATTCCTCAACAAGCGTTCAAGCCATCAAGAGGATTTAGGTAAGGTGACCCTTTATCACCTTACCTATTCATCTTATGTGCTAAAACTTTGAATTCTATGTTAAACCATGTAGAAATGTTAGGATCTATTGCAGTGGTTCCAATTGCTAACTTTTTCCAAGTTAAAACTAGCAGCATGCCCtcttttatttggaga from Juglans regia cultivar Chandler chromosome 4, Walnut 2.0, whole genome shotgun sequence encodes:
- the LOC108990002 gene encoding 2,3-bisphosphoglycerate-independent phosphoglycerate mutase, whose protein sequence is MGSSGFSFKLDDHPKLPKGKTVAVVVLDGWGEAKPDQYNCISVADTPTMDSLKQGAPERWRLVKAHGTAVGLPTEDDMGNSEVGHNALGAGRIYAQGAKLVDLALASGKIYEGEGFKYINECFENGTLHLIGLLSDGGVHSRLDQLLLLLKGCSEHNARRIRVHILTDGRDVLDGSSVGFVETLENELAKLRERGVDAQIASGGGRMYVTMDRYENDWDVVKRGWYAQVLGEAPYKFRSALEAVKKLREELKANDQYLPPFVIVDENEKPVGPIFDGDAVVTFNFRADRMSMVAQALEYESFDKFDRVRFPKIRYAGMLQYDGELKLPSHYLVSPPEIERTSGEYLVHNGVRTFACSETVKFGHVTFFWNGNRSGYFNSELEEYVEIPSDSGITFNVQPKMKALEIAEKTRDAILSRKFDQVRVNLPNGDMVGHTGDIGATVVACKAADEAVKMILDAIEQVGGIYVVTADHGNAEDMVKRNKTGQPLLDKNGNIQILTSHTLQPVPIAIGGPGLAPGVQFRKDVPTGGLANVAATVMNLHGFEAPSDYEPTLIEVVDN